A single region of the Myxococcales bacterium genome encodes:
- the sppA gene encoding signal peptide peptidase SppA has translation MRIHLVLVALAAVLTCALAPAAHAQLDRAIRPIGLPPVSLSAPDDALAVDVNPAALGFLPSWSFVFLMMNASEDAAFGEAGYGFFGAVPLPLGFALGASAQSLDPTRSSGLDDRGFASLALAFAPIPQWSVGTALRFVSSDDPQLDGVVTPDISTIWRPSPWLGFTFMARDFSSPRDLPRSYVFAAGLRPFGTQVATIDLATSVDDDDEVGGRAALDIGIPYFGRISTAIEVNRLGDRDRDWRLTTGLAMQWNNATLAGGVLVGDGFENGAGWYMMERLEGSIRDGIAHGQWVLDMRLEGGLGARRILKVLADLERAQAEPRVSGVFMRLRSTGIGLAYAQEIRLAIDALKKAGKPVVCHLDAATGAEYYACANATRVLIDPAGGIRLVGPSLTVLSLKKLLDNVGVRADFARMGEYKSAPEQLMRSQMSEPAREQRDALLHDGYKRLLVDLAKDRQVTPREMQTLVDEGPYLSNEALRAKLVSGYGDELDIDAPLRQVFAEHALMLEDYPTAQPDYWGVPPRIGVVVVDGDIVDGDNVDIPLVDIHMSGGRSVSKAIQGFMEDPTVRAIVVRVDSPGGSAMASDQIWRAIRRARKVKPVIASLGSVAASGGYYVASAADEIWADPTTVTGSIGVFFGKVDVAPLAARIGVGVEALSRGKHADMESLWRPFTDEERAVLRDKVRSWYNMFLARVAEGRKMNIAKVDALGRGRVWSGDSAHQRGLVDRLGGFGSALARARALAHLGSTSELVIRPERPSTLLDYILDSGAQSAQGTSSVLRLSPEVRSAASFVLAAGRLGTLVPLARLPWSHHGGL, from the coding sequence ATGAGGATACACCTTGTTTTGGTGGCGCTCGCGGCCGTACTGACGTGCGCACTGGCCCCGGCCGCACACGCGCAACTTGACCGCGCGATCCGCCCCATAGGCCTTCCTCCAGTGTCCCTAAGCGCGCCAGACGATGCGCTTGCCGTTGATGTCAATCCTGCCGCGCTCGGCTTTCTGCCGTCCTGGAGCTTTGTGTTTTTGATGATGAACGCGAGCGAGGATGCAGCGTTTGGGGAGGCCGGCTACGGGTTTTTCGGCGCCGTTCCCTTGCCGCTTGGCTTCGCATTGGGCGCCAGCGCTCAAAGCTTGGATCCCACACGGTCCTCCGGCTTGGACGATCGCGGCTTTGCCAGTCTAGCGCTGGCGTTTGCGCCTATTCCCCAATGGAGCGTGGGGACGGCTTTACGGTTCGTGAGTTCCGATGACCCTCAGCTCGACGGCGTTGTTACACCTGACATCAGTACCATATGGAGGCCGAGTCCATGGCTGGGCTTCACCTTCATGGCGAGAGACTTCAGCAGTCCTCGTGACCTGCCGCGCTCGTATGTGTTTGCGGCGGGTTTACGCCCATTTGGTACACAGGTCGCGACCATTGATCTAGCCACCTCAGTGGATGATGACGACGAAGTCGGAGGCCGCGCAGCGCTGGATATTGGCATTCCCTATTTTGGGCGGATATCCACGGCCATCGAGGTCAACCGGTTGGGCGACAGAGATCGCGACTGGCGACTCACCACAGGTTTGGCCATGCAATGGAACAACGCGACCTTGGCGGGCGGCGTTCTTGTAGGCGATGGATTTGAGAACGGCGCCGGTTGGTACATGATGGAACGTTTGGAGGGGAGTATCCGCGACGGGATCGCTCATGGCCAATGGGTTCTTGATATGCGGCTCGAAGGAGGACTGGGCGCCAGAAGGATCCTGAAAGTCCTCGCCGATTTGGAGCGCGCCCAGGCCGAGCCGCGGGTGAGCGGCGTGTTTATGAGGCTAAGGTCTACCGGCATCGGTCTTGCGTATGCGCAAGAGATCCGTCTGGCGATTGATGCCCTCAAGAAAGCCGGTAAACCCGTGGTGTGTCATCTAGATGCGGCAACCGGGGCGGAATACTACGCGTGCGCCAATGCAACGCGCGTCTTGATCGATCCAGCGGGCGGCATCCGTCTCGTGGGTCCTTCGCTCACGGTGTTGTCGCTAAAGAAGCTTCTGGACAATGTGGGTGTCCGCGCCGATTTCGCCCGCATGGGCGAGTACAAAAGTGCACCCGAGCAACTGATGCGCAGTCAGATGAGCGAGCCTGCGCGCGAACAACGCGATGCGTTATTACACGACGGCTACAAAAGACTACTCGTTGATTTGGCCAAAGATCGCCAAGTCACCCCACGCGAGATGCAAACCTTGGTGGATGAGGGACCTTACCTGAGTAACGAGGCGTTGAGGGCGAAACTCGTGAGCGGTTATGGCGATGAGCTTGACATCGATGCACCCCTTCGACAGGTGTTTGCAGAACACGCCTTGATGCTTGAGGACTATCCGACGGCTCAGCCTGATTACTGGGGCGTGCCGCCCCGTATAGGTGTGGTGGTCGTGGACGGCGATATCGTGGACGGAGACAACGTGGATATTCCCCTCGTAGATATTCACATGAGCGGCGGCAGGAGCGTCAGCAAAGCCATTCAAGGTTTCATGGAGGATCCCACAGTCCGCGCCATAGTCGTGCGTGTCGACAGCCCCGGGGGCTCAGCGATGGCCTCTGACCAGATCTGGCGTGCGATTCGCCGGGCGCGCAAGGTCAAACCCGTGATCGCATCGCTTGGGTCGGTGGCCGCCAGCGGGGGTTATTATGTAGCCTCTGCTGCAGATGAAATCTGGGCTGATCCGACAACGGTGACAGGCTCAATAGGTGTATTTTTCGGCAAGGTGGATGTGGCGCCCTTGGCGGCGCGTATCGGTGTCGGCGTCGAGGCGCTAAGCCGCGGCAAGCATGCGGACATGGAATCCTTGTGGCGGCCTTTCACCGATGAAGAGCGCGCTGTGCTTCGAGATAAGGTGAGGTCGTGGTACAATATGTTTTTGGCACGCGTCGCCGAAGGCAGAAAGATGAACATCGCAAAGGTCGATGCCCTGGGAAGGGGACGCGTCTGGTCAGGGGACAGCGCCCACCAAAGAGGGCTTGTGGATCGATTAGGGGGGTTCGGTTCGGCGCTGGCCCGAGCGAGGGCCCTTGCACATTTGGGCTCCACATCAGAACTGGTTATCAGACCGGAACGGCCATCGACGCTGCTCGATTATATTCTAGACAGTGGCGCCCAAAGCGCGCAGGGTACTTCTTCGGTGTTGCGGTTGTCTCCAGAGGTCAGAAGCGCGGCGAGTTTTGTGCTTGCGGCCGGCCGTTTGGGCACTCTGGTGCCGCTGGCTCGCCTTCCATGGTCGCACCACGGCGGATTGTAA
- a CDS encoding aldo/keto reductase has protein sequence MLQQRRLGKTGIAVSELALGTWGMASGAYGEVAVGDFVRTVSAAIDAGMTTFDMAPLWGAGEAERIVGMVVAQRREKMCLITRSGRHATDHHVHADFAPAQLRRELEASLVRLGTDYLDVWLLHEPPEDVFEQEAFGELIEALKEEGKIRAWGASVSNFARARAALDANAEVLCLVHNLTEGRMLESVRADVERLEVGILARSPLAYGLLSGRWKMEHQFESHDHRQRRWDRDTLRARIQYVDSLTEYFHPSCASHTALALRFLLADPSTSSVLLGARSAPQITEAVGGIHEPPYLDEATLDRIKQGRGQALHASSGLGVAREDVL, from the coding sequence ATGCTGCAGCAACGTCGGTTGGGAAAAACAGGCATAGCCGTCAGCGAGCTCGCGCTCGGCACCTGGGGTATGGCCAGCGGGGCTTATGGTGAGGTGGCAGTGGGAGATTTCGTGCGCACAGTAAGCGCGGCCATCGATGCCGGCATGACGACCTTTGATATGGCCCCGTTGTGGGGCGCCGGAGAAGCGGAACGAATAGTGGGGATGGTGGTGGCGCAAAGACGGGAGAAGATGTGTCTCATCACACGCTCCGGACGGCATGCGACGGATCACCATGTGCATGCTGATTTTGCGCCGGCACAGCTGCGCCGCGAGCTCGAAGCATCTCTGGTGCGCCTCGGCACCGATTACCTGGACGTATGGTTGCTGCATGAGCCGCCCGAAGACGTTTTTGAACAAGAAGCGTTTGGTGAACTTATCGAAGCGCTTAAAGAAGAAGGCAAGATTCGCGCATGGGGCGCCAGCGTGAGTAATTTCGCGCGTGCACGCGCGGCACTCGATGCCAACGCCGAAGTACTTTGCCTTGTGCACAATCTGACGGAAGGCCGCATGCTTGAGTCCGTACGCGCTGATGTGGAACGTCTCGAGGTGGGAATTCTGGCCCGTTCCCCACTGGCCTATGGTTTGCTTTCCGGACGATGGAAGATGGAACATCAGTTTGAATCGCATGACCATCGCCAGCGAAGATGGGATCGAGATACATTGCGAGCCCGTATTCAGTATGTCGATTCGCTGACTGAATATTTTCACCCATCTTGCGCATCCCACACGGCGCTGGCCCTGAGATTTCTGTTGGCAGATCCGTCAACCAGTAGCGTCTTGCTGGGCGCAAGAAGTGCCCCGCAGATAACGGAGGCCGTCGGCGGCATTCACGAGCCCCCTTACCTAGACGAGGCGACGCTTGACAGGATCAAGCAAGGCCGGGGGCAGGCGCTACATGCGTCCTCTGGGCTCGGGGTCGCGCGCGAGGACGTCTTATGA
- a CDS encoding ribonuclease HI, translating into MTHAPTDPIVVYTDGACSGNPGPSGLGVVMRIDGEERELSEYLGEGTNNIAELTAILRALCAIDDTHRPVTLYTDSQYAIGVLTKQWKAKANQALILQIKEVLSRFSRCTLHYVRGHNGDPLNERADELAVQAVQNRASQVWTSRSD; encoded by the coding sequence ATGACTCATGCGCCCACCGATCCCATTGTGGTCTATACCGACGGCGCATGTTCGGGCAATCCGGGCCCTTCTGGGCTTGGGGTGGTAATGCGCATCGACGGTGAAGAGCGAGAGCTCTCAGAGTACCTGGGCGAGGGTACGAACAATATCGCTGAGCTCACTGCCATTTTACGGGCGCTCTGTGCTATCGACGATACGCATCGACCGGTGACACTTTATACCGACAGCCAGTACGCGATTGGCGTGCTGACAAAACAATGGAAGGCGAAGGCCAACCAAGCGCTGATTTTGCAGATCAAGGAAGTGTTGTCTAGATTTTCCCGCTGCACCCTCCATTATGTGCGAGGCCACAACGGAGATCCGCTAAACGAGCGTGCCGATGAACTTGCGGTACAAGCGGTTCAAAACCGAGCGTCGCAAGTTTGGACGTCACGCAGCGACTAA
- a CDS encoding polysaccharide deacetylase family protein, translated as MTQGKLAAISIDLDEIGCYHAIHGLTEPTLALRHVIYDRAIPRFEQLLDDREIRATFFCVGRDLSYAPNADAIRRLHTSGHEIANHTYSHRYDFSRGPNEEIYREVEQGIDAIARVTGERPIGFRAPGYTINQRVLDVLTALGVSYDSSVFPSPWYYLAKAAALGFMRLRGKRSRSILDTPHMLRAPGDPYQVGTPYWKRAQGLWELPIGVTRATTARFPYIGTSLILAGAVGSRFLTRCIAGRPLVNLELHGIDQIDADQDGIAYLKPFQPDLKKSLSHKVHCLSAAIDELQRLGYHFRPLKDAIPSNIAH; from the coding sequence GTGACCCAAGGGAAGCTGGCCGCGATCTCAATCGATCTCGATGAGATTGGCTGTTATCATGCGATTCACGGACTTACTGAACCCACCTTAGCGCTGCGGCACGTGATTTATGATCGCGCGATTCCCCGCTTTGAGCAGTTGCTGGACGATCGCGAAATACGTGCGACGTTTTTTTGTGTGGGACGCGATCTCTCGTATGCTCCGAATGCGGATGCCATACGACGCCTTCATACCTCGGGGCATGAGATTGCCAATCACACCTATTCCCATCGCTACGATTTTAGTCGCGGGCCGAATGAGGAAATTTATCGCGAGGTAGAACAAGGCATTGACGCCATCGCTCGGGTGACCGGAGAGAGGCCCATCGGATTTCGGGCGCCCGGCTATACCATCAACCAACGCGTGCTCGACGTCTTGACAGCGCTTGGCGTCAGCTACGATTCAAGTGTGTTTCCAAGCCCGTGGTATTATCTGGCCAAAGCGGCTGCATTGGGTTTTATGCGATTGAGGGGCAAACGCAGCCGCAGCATCCTCGATACGCCGCACATGCTGCGCGCACCCGGGGATCCGTACCAGGTGGGAACCCCCTACTGGAAGCGGGCGCAGGGACTGTGGGAGCTTCCGATTGGGGTCACGCGCGCCACCACGGCGCGTTTTCCTTATATTGGCACCAGCTTGATCCTCGCTGGCGCAGTTGGCAGCCGCTTTCTGACCCGATGCATTGCGGGACGCCCATTGGTGAACTTGGAGTTGCACGGCATCGATCAGATCGATGCAGACCAAGACGGCATCGCATATCTGAAACCATTTCAGCCTGACCTTAAGAAAAGCCTGTCCCATAAGGTGCACTGTCTCTCGGCGGCCATCGACGAATTACAGCGATTGGGTTACCATTTTCGCCCCCTAAAAGATGCCATCCCGTCGAACATCGCGCATTAG
- a CDS encoding glycosyltransferase: MTVPSPSASSSDSPRLTVPSVSPPRVSIVIPVYNEEAILQSSVVDLIDRLRDKPWSYEIILTENGSTDGTVAIAQDLSGRFNQVRYLSMGEANYGKALKDGILSAAGDIIICDEIDLCDIGFHEQAIAILDTQKVDMVIGSKLLDGASDERPLIRHMGSVVINGMLRLALGFRGTDTHGLKAFRKAALLPVVRECIVDKDLFASELVIRAQRSGIAMLEVPVRVLEKRPPSIHLFRRVPNVIRNLSRLVIAIRIKR, translated from the coding sequence ATGACCGTGCCGAGCCCTTCTGCGTCGTCTTCGGATTCCCCCCGCCTCACAGTGCCGTCGGTATCTCCTCCGCGCGTATCCATCGTGATTCCTGTCTATAATGAAGAGGCGATTCTGCAATCTTCGGTGGTGGATTTAATTGATCGGCTCCGCGATAAGCCCTGGAGTTACGAGATTATACTGACTGAAAACGGCTCTACGGATGGCACCGTCGCAATCGCGCAAGATCTTTCCGGACGATTTAACCAAGTTCGGTATCTTTCCATGGGTGAGGCGAACTATGGCAAGGCGTTGAAGGATGGCATCCTGAGCGCCGCGGGCGATATTATCATTTGCGATGAAATCGATCTTTGCGATATCGGCTTTCACGAACAGGCAATTGCCATTTTGGACACGCAGAAAGTCGACATGGTGATCGGGTCCAAGCTTCTAGACGGCGCAAGCGATGAGCGTCCGCTGATTCGTCACATGGGCAGCGTGGTCATCAATGGGATGCTACGATTGGCCTTGGGTTTTCGAGGTACGGACACCCACGGCCTTAAGGCATTTCGTAAAGCTGCATTGTTGCCGGTCGTGCGCGAATGCATCGTCGACAAGGATCTGTTTGCGAGTGAGTTGGTGATCCGTGCCCAACGAAGTGGCATAGCGATGCTGGAAGTCCCCGTGAGAGTCCTCGAAAAGCGGCCACCGTCGATTCATCTGTTTCGGCGCGTACCCAATGTCATCCGCAATTTGAGCCGATTGGTCATCGCGATTCGGATCAAACGGTGA
- a CDS encoding FAD-dependent oxidoreductase produces the protein MGTLDKQCAAMSAPVHILGAGLTGLSAAHHLDVPFQVHERLAHPGGHAITLTERGYRFDRTGHLLHLRDTEMRTWIDSLLAGQTVSIERKSKVYSYGVYTPYPYQANTFGLPADIAYECLMGFLEALASRTHRPAPQNFEEFCLMHFGEGFSKHFMIPYNTKLWGVAPKEITAAWCSRFVPQPTLEDVIAGAVGKNQRALGYNADFTYPVLGIGELPKALYPKVQEHVTLQHEPLGIDWKNKVLRFADGEQTYQALICTAPLDDLVRLLEDAPREIVEAGQRLRCNPLWYLDMALNRPCGVDLHWVYVPEPRFAFYRVGCYSNFSQKMAPPGKANLYVELTSRKEPHMAELLPQITQDLIEMRMIDQAEDIAFVRARFIKHAYVVFDHHYYAALGTLKPFLEEQNIIPAGRYGDWNYSSMEDALLFGRAAARSAKEFL, from the coding sequence ATGGGCACGCTCGATAAACAGTGCGCTGCCATGAGCGCACCCGTACACATTCTTGGCGCGGGACTGACCGGCCTTTCAGCAGCGCATCATCTCGATGTGCCGTTTCAAGTTCATGAACGGTTGGCGCATCCAGGAGGGCATGCCATCACCCTAACAGAGCGGGGCTATCGCTTTGATCGCACGGGGCACCTTTTGCATTTGAGGGATACCGAGATGCGCACGTGGATTGACTCGCTCCTCGCGGGCCAAACGGTGAGCATCGAACGCAAGAGTAAGGTGTACAGCTACGGCGTCTATACGCCCTACCCGTATCAAGCCAACACCTTTGGCCTGCCGGCCGACATCGCTTACGAGTGTTTGATGGGATTTTTGGAAGCGCTCGCCTCCAGGACCCATCGGCCCGCGCCTCAAAATTTTGAAGAGTTTTGTCTCATGCATTTTGGCGAGGGATTTAGCAAACACTTTATGATTCCTTATAACACCAAGCTGTGGGGCGTGGCTCCGAAGGAGATCACTGCCGCTTGGTGTTCGCGGTTTGTGCCTCAGCCCACGTTAGAAGACGTGATAGCAGGAGCAGTCGGAAAAAATCAGCGTGCGCTCGGATACAATGCCGACTTTACGTATCCCGTCCTTGGCATCGGTGAGCTGCCCAAAGCGCTTTATCCGAAGGTCCAGGAACACGTAACGCTGCAACATGAGCCCCTAGGCATTGATTGGAAAAACAAAGTGCTGCGCTTTGCGGATGGCGAACAAACGTATCAGGCGCTCATATGCACCGCGCCTCTGGACGATCTTGTGCGCCTGTTAGAGGACGCCCCCCGAGAAATCGTTGAAGCGGGGCAGCGTTTGCGATGTAACCCGCTGTGGTACCTTGATATGGCGCTCAACCGCCCCTGTGGCGTGGACTTACATTGGGTGTACGTGCCCGAGCCACGCTTTGCTTTCTATCGCGTGGGCTGCTACTCCAACTTCAGCCAAAAGATGGCGCCTCCCGGTAAGGCCAACTTGTATGTCGAACTCACTTCCCGCAAAGAGCCCCATATGGCGGAACTATTGCCTCAGATCACACAGGATCTGATAGAAATGCGCATGATCGACCAGGCAGAGGATATTGCTTTTGTGAGGGCACGCTTTATTAAGCATGCATACGTCGTGTTCGATCACCACTATTACGCCGCACTTGGAACGCTTAAGCCATTCTTGGAAGAGCAGAACATCATTCCCGCCGGACGTTATGGCGATTGGAACTATTCCTCGATGGAAGATGCGCTTTTGTTTGGCCGAGCTGCGGCCCGTTCCGCTAAGGAGTTCTTATGA
- a CDS encoding class I mannose-6-phosphate isomerase — translation MDNFTPLWRTPWAGSRILRHYKPLVPPQPSGAQVGESWEISMGPEFPSLDASSGLRLDDLIRTDPAGFLGKEYAAGRELSALLVKLLDAGENLSVQIHPSDAYVGLKGDESGKPESWYVLHVEAGAGVYLGFKAGVGRDDIARSLARDDQGFCELLNFVALSPGDFVLVEAGVPHAIGKGVTVLEPQHVSPGRKGVTYRYWDWNRRYGPTGLASPKGNKRPLHVDDALAVTDFRLALDPDWLARSIVHAGKAESAGALSIQMLCGPGDARLQSRWLRVARICGTGASLTLPDWDVLRGLTLVGGELTLTDFDIPVRCGQSVVLPAALRRLRVSSQDAHALLTAVVSPGAFRA, via the coding sequence ATGGATAACTTCACGCCTTTGTGGCGGACGCCATGGGCGGGGAGCCGTATTCTAAGGCATTACAAGCCTTTGGTTCCGCCCCAACCTTCAGGTGCACAGGTAGGCGAATCCTGGGAAATTTCGATGGGACCGGAATTTCCGAGTCTGGATGCGTCATCGGGACTGAGGTTGGATGATCTGATTCGCACCGACCCCGCCGGTTTTTTGGGGAAGGAGTATGCGGCCGGCCGAGAGCTAAGCGCCCTCTTGGTGAAACTGCTCGATGCAGGCGAAAACCTTTCGGTGCAAATCCACCCCTCCGATGCCTACGTCGGCCTCAAGGGCGACGAGTCGGGGAAACCCGAGAGCTGGTATGTGCTCCATGTCGAAGCCGGGGCCGGCGTATATCTCGGGTTTAAGGCAGGCGTGGGCCGCGATGACATTGCGCGGAGTCTCGCCAGAGACGATCAGGGGTTTTGCGAACTATTGAACTTCGTTGCGCTTTCGCCGGGGGACTTCGTGCTCGTCGAGGCGGGGGTTCCGCACGCCATTGGCAAAGGCGTCACCGTACTTGAACCGCAGCATGTTTCTCCCGGGCGCAAGGGCGTCACCTACCGGTACTGGGATTGGAATCGACGCTACGGCCCCACGGGCCTGGCTTCACCTAAGGGGAATAAGCGGCCTTTGCATGTAGATGACGCTTTGGCGGTGACGGATTTCCGTCTCGCCCTAGACCCCGATTGGCTTGCGCGGTCCATAGTGCATGCGGGCAAAGCAGAGTCGGCCGGGGCCCTCTCGATTCAGATGCTATGCGGGCCCGGCGATGCTCGACTGCAATCGCGCTGGCTACGGGTTGCGCGCATCTGCGGCACGGGTGCCTCGCTTACGTTGCCCGATTGGGATGTGTTGCGCGGATTGACCCTGGTCGGCGGCGAGCTCACGCTGACAGACTTCGACATTCCCGTTCGTTGCGGACAGAGCGTCGTGCTCCCGGCGGCTTTGAGGCGGCTCCGTGTGTCGTCTCAAGACGCCCATGCGCTTTTGACAGCCGTGGTGAGTCCAGGCGCATTTCGCGCATGA
- a CDS encoding (deoxy)nucleoside triphosphate pyrophosphohydrolase, with translation MEHIPSIRVVAAVIEKDGRYLITQRRPAAVLPLLWEFPGGKREEGESDSQALKREMQERLDVLVDVGQLISYVSHPYGHYTVDLFLYECRLLSDALHPKAVHAFRWVTSAEFDDYEFTPADEASMAKLLGVEV, from the coding sequence GTGGAGCACATCCCTTCCATCCGCGTCGTGGCAGCCGTCATTGAAAAAGACGGACGGTACTTGATAACGCAACGGCGCCCCGCCGCCGTTCTGCCTCTGCTGTGGGAGTTTCCCGGTGGCAAGCGCGAAGAGGGCGAGAGCGACTCACAAGCGCTCAAGCGCGAGATGCAAGAGCGTTTGGATGTCCTTGTCGATGTGGGACAGTTGATTTCCTATGTCAGCCACCCCTACGGTCATTACACCGTGGATCTTTTCTTGTACGAGTGCCGGCTGCTCAGCGACGCCCTCCACCCCAAGGCCGTGCATGCGTTCCGTTGGGTCACGTCAGCCGAGTTCGACGATTACGAGTTTACGCCCGCCGACGAAGCATCCATGGCCAAGCTGCTCGGTGTAGAGGTTTGA
- a CDS encoding GNAT family N-acetyltransferase — MISRGITKQDYDYIVAVLDRWFGGLAHDRAHPVFFYELGEKALIAEEHGETVGFLLGFTIQSSPSGPITGYIHLVGIKPESRRQGVGRALYDTFIKRCVAGGATRIKAIAPIANDESARFHRALGFSVKEDINYAGPGRGRLVFLKDL, encoded by the coding sequence ATGATAAGCCGCGGCATTACAAAGCAAGATTACGACTATATTGTCGCAGTGCTTGACCGATGGTTTGGCGGCTTGGCACACGATAGAGCGCACCCAGTTTTTTTCTACGAGCTCGGGGAAAAAGCGCTCATCGCCGAGGAGCACGGCGAAACTGTGGGATTCTTATTGGGGTTTACCATTCAAAGCTCCCCCTCTGGCCCCATCACGGGATACATCCACCTGGTCGGCATCAAGCCTGAGAGTCGCCGGCAGGGCGTGGGGCGGGCCCTTTATGATACATTTATCAAGCGTTGTGTTGCCGGGGGCGCCACGCGCATCAAAGCCATCGCGCCCATTGCAAATGATGAATCTGCCCGCTTTCATCGTGCGTTGGGCTTCTCTGTGAAAGAAGACATCAACTATGCTGGCCCAGGGCGCGGACGATTGGTCTTCCTCAAAGACCTTTAG
- a CDS encoding ABC transporter ATP-binding protein, with product MLFELSHVSKRYGDVEALRQVDLALEPSSIGLLGPNGAGKSTLLKLLLGLIQPESGSVTVLGKRLPAEATVVRAHIGYMPEGDAVIGDLTAYEYTALSAELCGIPRAEAKVRAHQVLHYVGLGEVRYRKTGSYSTGMRQRVRLAQALVGDPKLLLLDEPTSGLDPQGREDMLTLINDIPHRTGASVVLSTHILPDVERTCSQVVVLSSGQVLYAGPIAPLLASEQTTYDLRGKGNLDKLAASYNSRGWTTAVRGGNLEIQTAPGVQAGELLRLASENAYQVRHLAPLRQTLERAFFRTLKEAGHAD from the coding sequence GTGTTGTTCGAACTCAGCCACGTCAGCAAACGGTACGGCGACGTCGAAGCTCTGCGCCAGGTAGACCTTGCGCTTGAGCCTTCCTCGATTGGACTACTCGGACCCAACGGAGCGGGCAAAAGTACGTTGCTCAAATTGCTGTTGGGGTTGATTCAACCCGAGAGCGGAAGCGTGACGGTCCTAGGTAAGCGCTTGCCTGCTGAGGCGACGGTTGTGCGCGCACACATCGGATACATGCCAGAGGGCGATGCCGTGATTGGCGACCTCACAGCGTATGAGTACACGGCGCTTTCGGCGGAGCTATGCGGCATTCCACGTGCAGAAGCAAAGGTACGGGCTCATCAGGTACTTCACTACGTGGGATTAGGAGAGGTGCGCTACCGCAAGACGGGCAGCTATTCGACAGGAATGCGGCAGCGCGTAAGGCTCGCGCAGGCACTTGTGGGCGATCCCAAACTGCTGCTCTTGGATGAGCCCACAAGCGGCTTAGATCCGCAGGGCCGCGAAGACATGTTGACGCTCATAAATGACATCCCGCACCGCACGGGAGCCAGTGTAGTTCTTTCGACGCATATCCTTCCCGATGTCGAAAGGACGTGCAGTCAGGTGGTGGTGTTATCATCAGGTCAGGTGTTATACGCAGGTCCGATTGCACCGTTATTGGCATCCGAACAGACAACTTACGATCTTCGCGGTAAGGGTAATCTCGATAAGCTGGCCGCTTCTTATAACAGCCGCGGGTGGACCACCGCGGTACGCGGCGGCAACCTTGAGATCCAAACCGCACCTGGCGTTCAGGCAGGGGAACTCCTGCGTCTGGCCTCTGAAAACGCATACCAAGTGCGGCATTTGGCGCCGCTTAGGCAGACTCTCGAACGGGCGTTTTTCCGAACGCTGAAGGAGGCCGGCCACGCCGACTGA